One genomic segment of Sorex araneus isolate mSorAra2 chromosome X, mSorAra2.pri, whole genome shotgun sequence includes these proteins:
- the NEXMIF gene encoding neurite extension and migration factor produces the protein MDNQQDKAVVASANGENILMNGVKENNSEDQDVTMKSFAVLETAAPIQSIPVVPKENLMYPRGLLPLPAKKPCMQSPPSLGLIESPELAANSNSVNAISLTSGIAKGLNTWSLPNECDKAPFTIMEPAGISALNGDCLMQPSRTCLGCFMESKDTVEPEPGISLKVSDLNRDYETCAVSDIGIQCINAGENIKYGEQLLSDQLLSFPLHKSRAGDRQDAEKPDIDLEDPAQKSYYEALLLDKCNTEESLLANSNQDWGYFETFISESKIELLDLCSKNELSVNLFSEEDVDNYMFDDDESTLGSDVCSLKIRYESFQDNVRDKTTLLMQEDAQFNFFPSVFTTCPKREPKSGALKQTSDLSQFKIPDVSIIWGEEDKTMEKKKGKEEEEKDKGIEKKNEKDNGEKSVLHKPCNGTEVEQFKNTKQDQLTNSLEASGNFTEESSFVEVSYDAVGEIKDCSRYMARDTNSGSTSTQQNYGLRAKRKVRYSEDYLYDVDSLEGEKVNERKEWLPGGSKDEDDDEWCPKKRRKVTRKEPPVIIKYIIINRFKGEKNMLVKLSKVDASETTVKLNEARLNKYAKLAPLKGFWQKKKRQRNSNTTSNKTSLCQKQSFESGSFEVPPARKRKSKLGSRHRVQRIPSLETSAASSKHISFCNDQRQAGHCKEDGGLEGALKPAPLASSSHANGSHLNDITGSDSAQGKAEFKSPERKVLNKIKFKSEARLKSKKIKAGQESKAVVQMNPLSEDKSSKDNLKDETVSGTSNNSHVSEFQEVKISKNSTFLPTTCSSELAPSSANVATNIPVIPGGYLQTLLDASDLSNNTGLSYFTHHSPEENEDRLTQTEKSFVPLQPSQDCMLSLPSVSELQQSTHNFKMESSNYGNVWPNKPASGPQEFMTEISREIDTTQSLEFGVSQVVSMENNLTTTTYNPVCLNNGDSNGNRVLYASVQDTQLPTDDSYQLCHYNNGEICFPFQQGPVNMDDGRLFNFDSMAPLAVNSSNYCYLNLKSCEKDGDDDIVDDFLAHCSPKLVIQQSIDEVAPLKESTDLLDISNFTPDKFRHSSLSEMSPPDTPSLSPQIARCENIKTLGTMKCFQEGVPEPLSSMDKIKWDDGNLQHIQVDDGFTLNNHQFQFHMFNDEDSVSLLPQNLCLSAYNDPSCQLSANNKVSKSRKKTSPSKNGATNQSSSQKNPRKRSPKANNKGIEKPPGKASRQTAKSTKKGKYMTTINGEKMQVGNGRGVGQTNNITSSGKTLTECIQNGSPVASAKTTSQKRLSGDWALGKESSPGCCDMSLGTNTTSLLEDDQREFQEPSYILSNIASGMADVQRFMMASIEPLWEPMEHSGDPNIFYSPESNSLKLKTLKILAGTPLESKKKVNSVSPGAAKNHRSIKGVSKSTGKAPIGEPGRANIPYNEDSHSAFFDKKYSNLSTLGNNGPTHKKLYRHKSSSKSLRDEKCKGKCMQREQVHKDEAGTASYERLR, from the exons ATGGATAACCAACAAGATAAAGCTGTTGTTGCCTCAGCCAATGGAGAAAACATTCTGATGAATGGTGTCAAGGAAAATA acTCCGAGGACCAGGATGTGACAATGAAATCATTTGCAGTTCTAGAAACTGCTGCACCCATCCAGTCTATACCAGTGGTACCAAAAGAGAACCTAATGTACCCCAGAGGTCTCCTACCTCTGCCTGCAAAGAAGCCCTGTATGCAGAGTCCTCCTTCTTTAGGCCTGATAGAATCACCTGAGCTTGCTGCTAACAGTAATTCTGTGAATGCTATCTCCCTCACATCTGGAATTGCAAAGGGCCTGAACACATGGTCACTTCCCAATGAGTGTGACAAAGCTCCCTTTACCATAATGGAGCCTGCAGGCATCTCAGCTCTTAATGGAGACTGCCTCATGCAGCCAAGTCGGACTTGCTTGGGCTGCTTCATGGAATCGAAGGATACTGTGGAACCTGAGCCAGGGATCAGTCTAAAAGTTAGTGATCTAAATCGGGATTATGAAACCTGCGCAGTCTCTGATATAGGAATTCAATGTATTAATGCtggagaaaacataaaatatggagAACAACTACTCTCAGACCAGCTCCTCAGTTTTCCCCTACATAAATCAAGGGCAGGAGATAGACAAGATGCTGAGAAACCTGACATTGACTTGGAAGATCCAGCTCAGAAAAGTTACTATGAGGCATTACTATTAGATAAGTGCAATACAGAAGAGTCTTTACTGGCAAATTCCAATCAGGACTGGGGATACTTTGAGACTTTCATTAGTGAGAGTAAGATTGAACTGCTTGATCTGTGTTCCAAGAATGAGTTGTCTGTCAACCTGTTCTCTGAAGAAGATGTGGATAACTACATGTTTGATGATGATGAGTCAACATTAGGCAGTGATGTCTGCTCCCTGAAAATTCGATATGAATCCTTCCAGGACAACGTTCGAGACAAGACAACTCTTCTGATGCAGGAGGATGCCCAATTCAACTTCTTTCCCAGTGTCTTTACAACTTGCCCCAAGAGGGAGCCTAAAAGTGGGGCACTAAAGCAGACCAGTGATCTCTCCCAATTTAAGATTCCTGATGTGAGTATCATCTGGGGAGAGGAAGATAAAACCatggagaagaagaaaggaaaagaggaagaagagaaagacaaaggcatagagaaaaagaatgaaaaggataATGGAGAAAAATCTGTCTTACATAAACCATGCAACGGGACTGAAGTGGAGCAATTTAAGAATACAAAGCAAGACCAGCTTACTAATTCTTTGGAGGCATCAGGGAATTTTACTGAGGAAAGTTCATTCGTTGAAGTATCATATGATGCTGTGGGGGAGATCAAGGACTGTAGCCGCTATATGGCCCGGGACACCAATTCTGGCAGCACCTCCACCCAGCAAAATTATGGACTGCGAGCTAAGAGAAAAGTCAGGTATAGTGAAGATTATCTATATGATGTTGACTCTCTAGAAGGTGAAAAAGTCAATGAGAGGAAGGAATGGCTACCTGGTGGTTCcaaagatgaagatgatgatgagtGGTGTcctaaaaagagaagaaaagtaaccCGTAAAGAGCCTCCAGTTATTATCAAATATATCATCATCAATCGCTTTAAAGGTGAGAAAAACATGCTTGTGAAACTGAGCAAGGTGGATGCCAGTGAGACCACAGTAAAATTGAACGAGGCTCGGCTCAACAAGTATGCCAAGCTGGCCCCTTTGAAGGGTTTCTGGCAAAAGAAGAAGAGGCAGAGAAACAGCAACACAACTTCCAATAAGACATCCTTATGCCAAAAGCAAAGCTTTGAATCGGGTAGCTTTGAGGTGCCACCAGCTCGCAAGCGAAAATCTAAACTTGGTAGCAGGCACAGGGTTCAAAGAATTCCGTCCTTGGAAACTTCAGCAGCAAGTAGTAAGCACATTTCATTCTGTAATGATCAGAGACAAGCTGGTCATTGTAAAGAAGATGGAGGCCTAGAAGGTGCATTGAAGCCAGCTCCTCTGGCTTCCTCCAGCCATGCAAATGGATCACATTTAAATGATATCACTGGCTCTGACTCGGCACAAGGCAAAGCAGAATTTAAGAGTCCAGAGCGTAAAGTGCTgaacaaaatcaaatttaaaagtgaAGCTAGGTTAAAATCCAAGAAAATCAAAGCTGGGCAAGAGAGCAAGGCAGTTGTTCAAATGAACCCTCTTTCAGAAGACAAATCCTCCAAGGACAATTTAAAGGATGAGACTGTTTCTGGAACCTCAAACAATTCCCATGTATCTGAATTTCAGGAggtaaaaatttcaaagaattctACTTTCCTACCAACCACTTGCTCTTCTGAATTAGCACCATCCTCTGCTAATGTTGCCACTAATATACCTGTTATCCCTGGAGGGTATCTTCAGACACTGTTAGATGCTTCTGACTTGTCAAATAATACTGGTCTCTCATACTTTACTCACCATTCTCCGGAGGAAAATGAAGATAGACTCACTCAAACAGAAAAATCATTTGTTCCTCTCCAGCCTTCCCAAGACTGTATGCTTTCCTTGCCTTCTGTGTCAGAGCTGCAGCAGTCAAcccataattttaaaatggaatccaGCAACTATGGAAATGTGTGGCCCAACAAGCCTGCTTCTGGTCCCCAGgaatttatgactgaaatctcaaggGAGATAGATACAACTCAATCTCTTGAATTCGGAGTCTCACAAGTGGTTTCTATGGAAAATAATCTTACAACTACAACATATAATCCAGTCTGCCTCAACAATGGAGACAGTAATGGCAACAGGGTCCTATATGCCTCTGTGCAAGACACCCAGCTCCCAACTGATGATTCTTACCAATTATGTCACTATAATAATGGAGAAATCTGCTTTCCTTTCCAGCAGGGCCCAGTCAATATGGATGATGGCCGGCTCTTTAACTTTGATTCAATGGCCCCACTGGCAGTAAACTCAAGCAATTATTGTTACTTAAACTTGAAATCCTGTGAAAAGGACGGTGATGATGATATCGTTGATGACTTTCTGGCTCATTGCAGTCCTAAGCTGGTGATCCAGCAAAGTATTGATGAAGTAGCACCACTAAAAGAATCCACTGACCTCCTGGATATCTCCAACTTCACTCCTGACAAATTCCGCCATTCTTCTCTCTCAGAAATGTCTCCACCTGacacccccagcctctctcctcaAATTGCTAGATGTGAGAATATCAAGACACTAGGAACGATGAAGTGTTTCCAAGAAGGTGTCCCAGAACCACTGAGCAGCATGGACAAAATCAAGTGGGATGATGGTAACTTACAGCACATCCAGGTGGATGATGGATTTACTTTAAATAACCATCAATTTCAGTTCCATATGTTCAACGATGAGGATTCTGTAAGTCTGCTCCCCCAAAACCTTTGCCTATCAGCATATAATGATCCATCTTGTCAACTGAGTGCCAATAACAAAGTgtcaaaatcaagaaagaaaacttCACCAAGCAAGAATGGGGCTACAAATCAAAGCTCTTCTCAGAAAAATCCCAGGAAACGATCCCCCAAAGCCAATAACAAAGGAATTGAAAAACCACCTGGAAAAGCCTCCCGCCAGACTGCTAAGtcaacaaagaaaggaaaatacatGACTACAATCAATGGAGAGAAAATGCAAGTTGGCAATGGCCGTGGGGTAGGTCAAACTAATAATATAACCTCAAGTGGCAAGACATTGACCGAATGTATCCAAAATGGTAGCCCTGTGGCTTCTGCAAAAACGACAAGTCAGAAAAGACTTTCTGGAGATTGGGCTTTGGGGAAGGAGAGCAGCCCAGGCTGTTGCGACATGAGCTTGGGTACCAACACCACTAGCCTGCTTGAGGATGACCAACGGGAATTTCAAGAGCCCTCCTATATCTTATCCAACATTGCTTCTGGTATGGCAGATGTGCAGAGATTTATGATGGCCTCTATAGAGCCCCTTTGGGAACCCATGGAACACTCTGGGGACCCCAACATTTTCTACTCTCCTGAGTCTAACAGCCTAAAATTAAAAACCCTCAAAATATTGGCTGGGACACCACTAGAGTCTAAGAAAAAAGTCAACAGTGTGTCTCCGGGAGCCGCTAAGAATCACAGATCCATCAAGGGTGTAAGTAAAAGCACTGGGAAGGCACCAATAGGTGAACCTGGTCGTGCAAACATACCATATAACGAGGACTCTCACTCTGCCTTCTTTGATAAGAAGTATAGCAACCTGAGCACTTTAGGTAATAACGGACCGACACACAAAAAGTTATATCGTCACAAATCAAGTTCCAAGTCCCTGAGAGATGAGAAATGTAAGGGAAAGTGCATGCAACGTGAACAGGTCCACAAGGATGAGGCTGGGACAGCTTCTTATGAAAGACTGAGGTAA